The following proteins come from a genomic window of Acanthopagrus latus isolate v.2019 chromosome 5, fAcaLat1.1, whole genome shotgun sequence:
- the LOC119019202 gene encoding AP2-associated protein kinase 1-like isoform X2, translated as MKKFFDSRRELVSSGPGSGVGGGGAGSGGGGSFIGRVFTIGRYQVTVEEIVAEGGFAIVFLVRTHQGVRCALKRMYVNNEHDLQICKLEIQIMRDLVGNKNIVGFLDSSITAVGAGDVWEVLILMDFCRGGQVVNLMNQRLQTGFTEAEVLQIFCDTCEAVTRLHQCKTPIIHRDLKVENILLHDRGHYVLCDFGSATNRFQNPQTEGVPVVEEEIKKYTTLSYRAPEMVNLYGGKIITTKADIWAMGCLLYKLCYFTLPFGESQVAICDGSFTIPDNSRYSHDMHCLIRYMLEPDPDKRPDIYQISYFAFKLARRECPVPNVHNSPIPAKLPEPIRASEAVAKKSQTKARLTDPIPTMETSIAPRQRPKAGQAQPQQISGILPIQPALTPRKRPNVAAGAPQAIGVGINVPPAAAVQPAQQAPAGQTAPQPAHTANMQPQTTPQHQQLLMKQQQASAFLSPQSNQQHQLVQSLHQQQQQQTASQAFSLLQSKAMPVPPVITLQPQHLQQHVAHVHETAAYHLIPIPEFAVVDPDDDPETLTTGRVIHKVGSLTPPSSPKMAPKSGHRRILSDVTHSAVFGVPVSKSTQLLQAAAAEASLNKSKSASTTPSGSPCSSQQSVYHPGDGDAQTAFTAPTTQPSWNPFGDDNFSKLTAEELLNKDFAKLAETAAPGEMVMGSSENLIPGLNAFPEKLIEGLKSPETSLLHPDLLTLADPFNSSAESSTNAKAEVCVDSLIPGLEAPQAQRHSGQPELIPASMPDSLTGEDSLLGCDLLSHTAPHGNQSVSALPSSSCSSAPPGSGSGSCLEELPPGQTASDVQGETNGYSVLGEERETEAPEEGSQATQECVHSSDEDDEKEAHKEEQQDGGAVESHTAAHDCSGSRPLLMDSEEEDEAQLATQPPATFHQPTPNTFAQNHSQHAHELAQGAEVPADVFSKAPFRVGQEEACDVFANAPFPRTLLSAQQQLDVFSQAPFGKRKEAAGAKTSHPQAAVTPDQGVLGQVAQQPFRPQALAKYSRHYEGPVPQQPVAAHRVVSNVSRQAAVASVPVGPLHSWTSEVSAVDPFVSAPFHLKAPQEKP; from the exons AGGGACCTAGTTGGCAACAAAAACATAGTTGGTTTCCTGGACTCCAGTATAACAGCAGTTGGAGCTGGCGATGTGTGGGAAGTCCTAATCTTAATGGACTTCTGTCGAG GTGGGCAGGTGGTTAACTTAATGAACCAGCGGTTACAGACAGGCTTCACTGAAGCTGAGGTCTTACAGATCTTTTGTGATACGTGCGAGGCGGTCACTCGTCTCCACCAGTGCAAGACTCCAATCATTCATCGAGATCTCAAG GTGGAAAATATTCTTCTGCACGACCGGGGACACTACGTGCTGTGTGATTTTGGAAGTGCCACTAACCGCTTCCAAAACCCTCAGACAGAGGGGGTgccagtggtggaggaggaaatcAAAAA GTACACTACACTGTCATACCGGGCACCAGAGATGGTCAACCTCTACGGTGGAAAGATAATCACAACAAAGGCAGACATTTGG GCCATGGGTTGTCTGCTCTATAAGCTGTGCTACTTCACACTCCCTTTTGGGGAGAGTCAAGTGGCAATCTGTGACGGAAGTTTCACCATCCCAGACAACTCCCGCTACTCCCACGACATGCACTGTCTAATCA GATACATGCTGGAACCTGACCCAGATAAGAGACCAGACATCTACCAAATATCCTACTTTGCCTTTAAACTGGCTCGACGGGAGTGTCCAGTCCCAAATGTACAT AATTCACCTATTCCTGCAAAACTTCCTGAGCCTATCAGAGCTAGTGAAGCAGTGGCCAAAAAGAGTCAAACCAAAGCCAG GCTCACAGACCCCATTCCTACCATGGAAACCTCAATTGCACCTCGGCAACGGCCCAAGGCTGGCCAGGCTCAGCCCCAGCAGATATCAGGAATTCTTCCCATCCAGCCAGCTCTCACCCCACGCAAGAGACCCAATGTGGCTGCCGGAGCACCCCAGGCCATAG GTGTTGGTATCAATGTcccacctgcagctgctgtccaACCTGCTCAGCAGGCTCCTGCTGGCCAGACTGCACCACAGCCAGCTCACACCGCCAACATGCAACCACAGACTACACCACAGCATCAGCAGCTCCtcatgaagcagcagcaagCCTCAGCCTTCTTAAGCCCACAGAGTAACCAGCAG CATCAACTGGTGCAGAGTCTccaccagcagcaacaacagcaaacagcatctCAGGCGTTTTCCCTTCTGCAGTCCAAAGCTATGCCTGTTCCTCCGGTTATTACCCTGCAACCacaacacctgcagcagcatgtagctCATGTCCATGAAACGGCAGCTTATCATCTGATCCCCATCCCTGAGTTTGCGGTTGTTGATCCTGACGATGACCCAGAGACTTTG ACGACTGGCAGAGTGATTCATAAAGTCGGCTCATTGACGCCCCCCTCGTCGCCAAAGATGGCCCCCAAGAGCGGCCACAGACGCATCCTGAGCGATGTTActcacagtgctgtgtttgGGGTCCCGGTCAGCAAATCCACCCAGCTACTCCAGGCAGCCGCAGCTGAGGCCAGCCTCAACAAGTCCAA ATCAGCCAGCACTACTCCGTCTGGTTCCCCCTGCTCATCCCAGCAGAGTGTGTATCATCCAGGTGATGGTGACGCCCAAACAGCCTTTACTGCACCTACCACTCAACCCAGCTGGAACCCCTTTGGGGATGATAACTTCTCCAAGCTAACGGCAGAGGAGCTGCTTAACAAAGACTTTGCAAAGCTAGCTGAGA CTGCTGCACCAGGAGAGATGGTCATGGGATCCAGTGAAAATCTCATTCCAGGGCTCAATGCTTTTCCAG AGAAGCTGATTGAGGGACTGAAGTCCCCTGAAACTTCTCTGCTGCACCCTGACCTTTTAACCCTGGCTGACCCCTTCAATAGTTCTGCAGAGAGCTCCACCAATG CCAaggcagaggtgtgtgtggatTCACTGATTCCTGGTCTGGAAGCCCCCCAGGCCCAACGACATTCAGGCCAGCCAGAGCTCATCCCTGCCAGCATGCCAG ACTCTCTCACCGGGGAGGACTCTTTGCTCGGCTGTGATCTGTTGTCACATACTGCACCTCATGGAAACCAGTCTGTTTCtgctctcccttcctcctcctgctcctctgctcctcctggcTCCGGCTCGGGATCCTGTCTGGAGGAGCTGCCGCCTGGTCAGACAGCTTCCG ATGTGCAAGGAGAGACTAACGGCTACTCCGTGCTTGGTGAGGAACGAGAGACCGAAGCTCCGGAAGAGGGATCTCAAGCAACCCAGGAATGTGTGCACTCCAGCGATGAAGATGACGAGAAGGAAGCTCAtaaggaggagcagcaggatggAGGAGCCGTTGAGAGTCACACAGCGGCTCATGACTGCAGCGGCTCCAGACCTCTGCTGATGGActctgaggaggaagacgaaGCTCAGTTGGCCACACAACCACCGGCTACCTTCCATCAACCTACCCCAAACACCTTTGCCCAGAATCATTCCCAGCATGCACACGAGTTGGCACAGGGGGCAGAGGTCCCTGCAGATGTTTTCTCAAAAGCTCCCTTTCGGGTCGGGCAAGAAGAGGCGTGCGACGTGTTCGCAAACGCTCCGTTCCCACGCACCCTGCTTTcggctcagcagcagctcgaTGTGTTCTCTCAGGCACCCTTCGGAAAACGAAAGGAGGCTGCAGGGGCCAAGACCTCGCATCCTCAAGCAGCTGTAACCCCCGATCAAGGTGTGTTGGGACAAGTCGCCCAACAGCCGTTCCGCCCGCAAGCTCTGGCCAAATATTCCCGACACTACGAGGGACCCGTGCCCCAGCAGCCAGTAGCAGCTCACAGGGTCGTGTCTAACGTGAGCAGGCAAGCCGCTGTGGCGTCCGTCCCTGTTGGACCTCTTCACTCATGGACCTCAGAAGTGAGCGCTGTGGACCCTTTCGTCTCTGCACCCTTTCACCTCAAGGCCCCGCAAGAAAAGCCCTGA
- the LOC119019202 gene encoding AP2-associated protein kinase 1-like isoform X1: protein MKKFFDSRRELVSSGPGSGVGGGGAGSGGGGSFIGRVFTIGRYQVTVEEIVAEGGFAIVFLVRTHQGVRCALKRMYVNNEHDLQICKLEIQIMRDLVGNKNIVGFLDSSITAVGAGDVWEVLILMDFCRGGQVVNLMNQRLQTGFTEAEVLQIFCDTCEAVTRLHQCKTPIIHRDLKVENILLHDRGHYVLCDFGSATNRFQNPQTEGVPVVEEEIKKYTTLSYRAPEMVNLYGGKIITTKADIWAMGCLLYKLCYFTLPFGESQVAICDGSFTIPDNSRYSHDMHCLIRYMLEPDPDKRPDIYQISYFAFKLARRECPVPNVHNSPIPAKLPEPIRASEAVAKKSQTKARLTDPIPTMETSIAPRQRPKAGQAQPQQISGILPIQPALTPRKRPNVAAGAPQAIGVGINVPPAAAVQPAQQAPAGQTAPQPAHTANMQPQTTPQHQQLLMKQQQASAFLSPQSNQQHQLVQSLHQQQQQQTASQAFSLLQSKAMPVPPVITLQPQHLQQHVAHVHETAAYHLIPIPEFAVVDPDDDPETLTTGRVIHKVGSLTPPSSPKMAPKSGHRRILSDVTHSAVFGVPVSKSTQLLQAAAAEASLNKSKSASTTPSGSPCSSQQSVYHPGDGDAQTAFTAPTTQPSWNPFGDDNFSKLTAEELLNKDFAKLAETAAPGEMVMGSSENLIPGLNAFPEKLIEGLKSPETSLLHPDLLTLADPFNSSAESSTNAKAEVCVDSLIPGLEAPQAQRHSGQPELIPASMPDSLTGEDSLLGCDLLSHTAPHGNQSVSALPSSSCSSAPPGSGSGSCLEELPPGQTASDSAFLMSCGEKGNDDEFDPIPVLISKNSNQDVQGETNGYSVLGEERETEAPEEGSQATQECVHSSDEDDEKEAHKEEQQDGGAVESHTAAHDCSGSRPLLMDSEEEDEAQLATQPPATFHQPTPNTFAQNHSQHAHELAQGAEVPADVFSKAPFRVGQEEACDVFANAPFPRTLLSAQQQLDVFSQAPFGKRKEAAGAKTSHPQAAVTPDQGVLGQVAQQPFRPQALAKYSRHYEGPVPQQPVAAHRVVSNVSRQAAVASVPVGPLHSWTSEVSAVDPFVSAPFHLKAPQEKP from the exons AGGGACCTAGTTGGCAACAAAAACATAGTTGGTTTCCTGGACTCCAGTATAACAGCAGTTGGAGCTGGCGATGTGTGGGAAGTCCTAATCTTAATGGACTTCTGTCGAG GTGGGCAGGTGGTTAACTTAATGAACCAGCGGTTACAGACAGGCTTCACTGAAGCTGAGGTCTTACAGATCTTTTGTGATACGTGCGAGGCGGTCACTCGTCTCCACCAGTGCAAGACTCCAATCATTCATCGAGATCTCAAG GTGGAAAATATTCTTCTGCACGACCGGGGACACTACGTGCTGTGTGATTTTGGAAGTGCCACTAACCGCTTCCAAAACCCTCAGACAGAGGGGGTgccagtggtggaggaggaaatcAAAAA GTACACTACACTGTCATACCGGGCACCAGAGATGGTCAACCTCTACGGTGGAAAGATAATCACAACAAAGGCAGACATTTGG GCCATGGGTTGTCTGCTCTATAAGCTGTGCTACTTCACACTCCCTTTTGGGGAGAGTCAAGTGGCAATCTGTGACGGAAGTTTCACCATCCCAGACAACTCCCGCTACTCCCACGACATGCACTGTCTAATCA GATACATGCTGGAACCTGACCCAGATAAGAGACCAGACATCTACCAAATATCCTACTTTGCCTTTAAACTGGCTCGACGGGAGTGTCCAGTCCCAAATGTACAT AATTCACCTATTCCTGCAAAACTTCCTGAGCCTATCAGAGCTAGTGAAGCAGTGGCCAAAAAGAGTCAAACCAAAGCCAG GCTCACAGACCCCATTCCTACCATGGAAACCTCAATTGCACCTCGGCAACGGCCCAAGGCTGGCCAGGCTCAGCCCCAGCAGATATCAGGAATTCTTCCCATCCAGCCAGCTCTCACCCCACGCAAGAGACCCAATGTGGCTGCCGGAGCACCCCAGGCCATAG GTGTTGGTATCAATGTcccacctgcagctgctgtccaACCTGCTCAGCAGGCTCCTGCTGGCCAGACTGCACCACAGCCAGCTCACACCGCCAACATGCAACCACAGACTACACCACAGCATCAGCAGCTCCtcatgaagcagcagcaagCCTCAGCCTTCTTAAGCCCACAGAGTAACCAGCAG CATCAACTGGTGCAGAGTCTccaccagcagcaacaacagcaaacagcatctCAGGCGTTTTCCCTTCTGCAGTCCAAAGCTATGCCTGTTCCTCCGGTTATTACCCTGCAACCacaacacctgcagcagcatgtagctCATGTCCATGAAACGGCAGCTTATCATCTGATCCCCATCCCTGAGTTTGCGGTTGTTGATCCTGACGATGACCCAGAGACTTTG ACGACTGGCAGAGTGATTCATAAAGTCGGCTCATTGACGCCCCCCTCGTCGCCAAAGATGGCCCCCAAGAGCGGCCACAGACGCATCCTGAGCGATGTTActcacagtgctgtgtttgGGGTCCCGGTCAGCAAATCCACCCAGCTACTCCAGGCAGCCGCAGCTGAGGCCAGCCTCAACAAGTCCAA ATCAGCCAGCACTACTCCGTCTGGTTCCCCCTGCTCATCCCAGCAGAGTGTGTATCATCCAGGTGATGGTGACGCCCAAACAGCCTTTACTGCACCTACCACTCAACCCAGCTGGAACCCCTTTGGGGATGATAACTTCTCCAAGCTAACGGCAGAGGAGCTGCTTAACAAAGACTTTGCAAAGCTAGCTGAGA CTGCTGCACCAGGAGAGATGGTCATGGGATCCAGTGAAAATCTCATTCCAGGGCTCAATGCTTTTCCAG AGAAGCTGATTGAGGGACTGAAGTCCCCTGAAACTTCTCTGCTGCACCCTGACCTTTTAACCCTGGCTGACCCCTTCAATAGTTCTGCAGAGAGCTCCACCAATG CCAaggcagaggtgtgtgtggatTCACTGATTCCTGGTCTGGAAGCCCCCCAGGCCCAACGACATTCAGGCCAGCCAGAGCTCATCCCTGCCAGCATGCCAG ACTCTCTCACCGGGGAGGACTCTTTGCTCGGCTGTGATCTGTTGTCACATACTGCACCTCATGGAAACCAGTCTGTTTCtgctctcccttcctcctcctgctcctctgctcctcctggcTCCGGCTCGGGATCCTGTCTGGAGGAGCTGCCGCCTGGTCAGACAGCTTCCG ACTCTGCTTTCCTCATGTCGTGTGGGGAGAAGGGCAATGATGACGAGTTTGACCCTATTCCTGTGCTCATCTCCAAAAACTCTAATCAAG ATGTGCAAGGAGAGACTAACGGCTACTCCGTGCTTGGTGAGGAACGAGAGACCGAAGCTCCGGAAGAGGGATCTCAAGCAACCCAGGAATGTGTGCACTCCAGCGATGAAGATGACGAGAAGGAAGCTCAtaaggaggagcagcaggatggAGGAGCCGTTGAGAGTCACACAGCGGCTCATGACTGCAGCGGCTCCAGACCTCTGCTGATGGActctgaggaggaagacgaaGCTCAGTTGGCCACACAACCACCGGCTACCTTCCATCAACCTACCCCAAACACCTTTGCCCAGAATCATTCCCAGCATGCACACGAGTTGGCACAGGGGGCAGAGGTCCCTGCAGATGTTTTCTCAAAAGCTCCCTTTCGGGTCGGGCAAGAAGAGGCGTGCGACGTGTTCGCAAACGCTCCGTTCCCACGCACCCTGCTTTcggctcagcagcagctcgaTGTGTTCTCTCAGGCACCCTTCGGAAAACGAAAGGAGGCTGCAGGGGCCAAGACCTCGCATCCTCAAGCAGCTGTAACCCCCGATCAAGGTGTGTTGGGACAAGTCGCCCAACAGCCGTTCCGCCCGCAAGCTCTGGCCAAATATTCCCGACACTACGAGGGACCCGTGCCCCAGCAGCCAGTAGCAGCTCACAGGGTCGTGTCTAACGTGAGCAGGCAAGCCGCTGTGGCGTCCGTCCCTGTTGGACCTCTTCACTCATGGACCTCAGAAGTGAGCGCTGTGGACCCTTTCGTCTCTGCACCCTTTCACCTCAAGGCCCCGCAAGAAAAGCCCTGA
- the LOC119019202 gene encoding AP2-associated protein kinase 1-like isoform X4, which produces MKKFFDSRRELVSSGPGSGVGGGGAGSGGGGSFIGRVFTIGRYQVTVEEIVAEGGFAIVFLVRTHQGVRCALKRMYVNNEHDLQICKLEIQIMRDLVGNKNIVGFLDSSITAVGAGDVWEVLILMDFCRGGQVVNLMNQRLQTGFTEAEVLQIFCDTCEAVTRLHQCKTPIIHRDLKVENILLHDRGHYVLCDFGSATNRFQNPQTEGVPVVEEEIKKYTTLSYRAPEMVNLYGGKIITTKADIWAMGCLLYKLCYFTLPFGESQVAICDGSFTIPDNSRYSHDMHCLIRYMLEPDPDKRPDIYQISYFAFKLARRECPVPNVHNSPIPAKLPEPIRASEAVAKKSQTKARLTDPIPTMETSIAPRQRPKAGQAQPQQISGILPIQPALTPRKRPNVAAGAPQAIGVGINVPPAAAVQPAQQAPAGQTAPQPAHTANMQPQTTPQHQQLLMKQQQASAFLSPQSNQQHQLVQSLHQQQQQQTASQAFSLLQSKAMPVPPVITLQPQHLQQHVAHVHETAAYHLIPIPEFAVVDPDDDPETLTTGRVIHKVGSLTPPSSPKMAPKSGHRRILSDVTHSAVFGVPVSKSTQLLQAAAAEASLNKSKSASTTPSGSPCSSQQSVYHPGDGDAQTAFTAPTTQPSWNPFGDDNFSKLTAEELLNKDFAKLAETAAPGEMVMGSSENLIPGLNAFPDSLTGEDSLLGCDLLSHTAPHGNQSVSALPSSSCSSAPPGSGSGSCLEELPPGQTASDSAFLMSCGEKGNDDEFDPIPVLISKNSNQDVQGETNGYSVLGEERETEAPEEGSQATQECVHSSDEDDEKEAHKEEQQDGGAVESHTAAHDCSGSRPLLMDSEEEDEAQLATQPPATFHQPTPNTFAQNHSQHAHELAQGAEVPADVFSKAPFRVGQEEACDVFANAPFPRTLLSAQQQLDVFSQAPFGKRKEAAGAKTSHPQAAVTPDQGVLGQVAQQPFRPQALAKYSRHYEGPVPQQPVAAHRVVSNVSRQAAVASVPVGPLHSWTSEVSAVDPFVSAPFHLKAPQEKP; this is translated from the exons AGGGACCTAGTTGGCAACAAAAACATAGTTGGTTTCCTGGACTCCAGTATAACAGCAGTTGGAGCTGGCGATGTGTGGGAAGTCCTAATCTTAATGGACTTCTGTCGAG GTGGGCAGGTGGTTAACTTAATGAACCAGCGGTTACAGACAGGCTTCACTGAAGCTGAGGTCTTACAGATCTTTTGTGATACGTGCGAGGCGGTCACTCGTCTCCACCAGTGCAAGACTCCAATCATTCATCGAGATCTCAAG GTGGAAAATATTCTTCTGCACGACCGGGGACACTACGTGCTGTGTGATTTTGGAAGTGCCACTAACCGCTTCCAAAACCCTCAGACAGAGGGGGTgccagtggtggaggaggaaatcAAAAA GTACACTACACTGTCATACCGGGCACCAGAGATGGTCAACCTCTACGGTGGAAAGATAATCACAACAAAGGCAGACATTTGG GCCATGGGTTGTCTGCTCTATAAGCTGTGCTACTTCACACTCCCTTTTGGGGAGAGTCAAGTGGCAATCTGTGACGGAAGTTTCACCATCCCAGACAACTCCCGCTACTCCCACGACATGCACTGTCTAATCA GATACATGCTGGAACCTGACCCAGATAAGAGACCAGACATCTACCAAATATCCTACTTTGCCTTTAAACTGGCTCGACGGGAGTGTCCAGTCCCAAATGTACAT AATTCACCTATTCCTGCAAAACTTCCTGAGCCTATCAGAGCTAGTGAAGCAGTGGCCAAAAAGAGTCAAACCAAAGCCAG GCTCACAGACCCCATTCCTACCATGGAAACCTCAATTGCACCTCGGCAACGGCCCAAGGCTGGCCAGGCTCAGCCCCAGCAGATATCAGGAATTCTTCCCATCCAGCCAGCTCTCACCCCACGCAAGAGACCCAATGTGGCTGCCGGAGCACCCCAGGCCATAG GTGTTGGTATCAATGTcccacctgcagctgctgtccaACCTGCTCAGCAGGCTCCTGCTGGCCAGACTGCACCACAGCCAGCTCACACCGCCAACATGCAACCACAGACTACACCACAGCATCAGCAGCTCCtcatgaagcagcagcaagCCTCAGCCTTCTTAAGCCCACAGAGTAACCAGCAG CATCAACTGGTGCAGAGTCTccaccagcagcaacaacagcaaacagcatctCAGGCGTTTTCCCTTCTGCAGTCCAAAGCTATGCCTGTTCCTCCGGTTATTACCCTGCAACCacaacacctgcagcagcatgtagctCATGTCCATGAAACGGCAGCTTATCATCTGATCCCCATCCCTGAGTTTGCGGTTGTTGATCCTGACGATGACCCAGAGACTTTG ACGACTGGCAGAGTGATTCATAAAGTCGGCTCATTGACGCCCCCCTCGTCGCCAAAGATGGCCCCCAAGAGCGGCCACAGACGCATCCTGAGCGATGTTActcacagtgctgtgtttgGGGTCCCGGTCAGCAAATCCACCCAGCTACTCCAGGCAGCCGCAGCTGAGGCCAGCCTCAACAAGTCCAA ATCAGCCAGCACTACTCCGTCTGGTTCCCCCTGCTCATCCCAGCAGAGTGTGTATCATCCAGGTGATGGTGACGCCCAAACAGCCTTTACTGCACCTACCACTCAACCCAGCTGGAACCCCTTTGGGGATGATAACTTCTCCAAGCTAACGGCAGAGGAGCTGCTTAACAAAGACTTTGCAAAGCTAGCTGAGA CTGCTGCACCAGGAGAGATGGTCATGGGATCCAGTGAAAATCTCATTCCAGGGCTCAATGCTTTTCCAG ACTCTCTCACCGGGGAGGACTCTTTGCTCGGCTGTGATCTGTTGTCACATACTGCACCTCATGGAAACCAGTCTGTTTCtgctctcccttcctcctcctgctcctctgctcctcctggcTCCGGCTCGGGATCCTGTCTGGAGGAGCTGCCGCCTGGTCAGACAGCTTCCG ACTCTGCTTTCCTCATGTCGTGTGGGGAGAAGGGCAATGATGACGAGTTTGACCCTATTCCTGTGCTCATCTCCAAAAACTCTAATCAAG ATGTGCAAGGAGAGACTAACGGCTACTCCGTGCTTGGTGAGGAACGAGAGACCGAAGCTCCGGAAGAGGGATCTCAAGCAACCCAGGAATGTGTGCACTCCAGCGATGAAGATGACGAGAAGGAAGCTCAtaaggaggagcagcaggatggAGGAGCCGTTGAGAGTCACACAGCGGCTCATGACTGCAGCGGCTCCAGACCTCTGCTGATGGActctgaggaggaagacgaaGCTCAGTTGGCCACACAACCACCGGCTACCTTCCATCAACCTACCCCAAACACCTTTGCCCAGAATCATTCCCAGCATGCACACGAGTTGGCACAGGGGGCAGAGGTCCCTGCAGATGTTTTCTCAAAAGCTCCCTTTCGGGTCGGGCAAGAAGAGGCGTGCGACGTGTTCGCAAACGCTCCGTTCCCACGCACCCTGCTTTcggctcagcagcagctcgaTGTGTTCTCTCAGGCACCCTTCGGAAAACGAAAGGAGGCTGCAGGGGCCAAGACCTCGCATCCTCAAGCAGCTGTAACCCCCGATCAAGGTGTGTTGGGACAAGTCGCCCAACAGCCGTTCCGCCCGCAAGCTCTGGCCAAATATTCCCGACACTACGAGGGACCCGTGCCCCAGCAGCCAGTAGCAGCTCACAGGGTCGTGTCTAACGTGAGCAGGCAAGCCGCTGTGGCGTCCGTCCCTGTTGGACCTCTTCACTCATGGACCTCAGAAGTGAGCGCTGTGGACCCTTTCGTCTCTGCACCCTTTCACCTCAAGGCCCCGCAAGAAAAGCCCTGA